The proteins below are encoded in one region of Mya arenaria isolate MELC-2E11 chromosome 15, ASM2691426v1:
- the LOC128220762 gene encoding uncharacterized protein LOC128220762 — MDEEEIQPSKEPSRLSSELANDNSNVLQVMDNLTEFGDENDDSDSPIDDDNEINDENDADGDEDGDTRNGDTADDTSTEAEINVAGACAKTPDEDTVETVNVEKKRFCDACKYDDLLETASGFCITCTEYLCQNCCRDHKKNKLTREHNMLKDGIMPKDVSPFRAIRDLLKCKTHPENEVAYECMDHKQLICVSCLTGSHRKCDDIVDLGTSDKNCLAKAADFSLVTKLLDRLKICTQRNVETADRVKSQRYEIKQECEELMDKWKQHIETLGILLQTEAEAWAKREVKASQERLSQCLNIKKNIDEHWDIVSVLTLHGSRKEVAVVSKTLTEKMNMYKSKIVSIENSIPKQLLLRKTEPCNVLQSLGSVSLQIGDAPIETNVKSPENICNAKGTEANVSEEANATPRELMKRKIDSGKMYEVKTTTDAKTCSIVAIKTVSDGQIVVADQGNEKLKLLSRALDPLTEIKLPGVPSDMCCLGNEVFLCFPELKKIYRYTVGPSVIQEPSSYATKRPPVSLSMFDEERLIILFRTKSTSDESQSDDVAIEVRDGNRINATLEHSEDEDFNTVKEGQWVMRYDESLIILAENEKISCYIVDEVEKWLLFKKRTRVYNSSKKRRLKKPRGLCQDPEGNCVYVCGEESNNVHEVLIRDIGCYSRVIVKGVNKPLCSYVETNRLIVGCQDDFLRVYTFI; from the coding sequence ATGGACGAAGAAGAAATACAGCCCTCTAAAGAACCTAGTCGTTTGAGCAGCGAGCTAGCTAATGATAACAGTAATGTTTTACAAGTAATGGATAATCTAACTGAATTTGGCGACGAAAACGATGATTCGGATAGTCCTATTGACGACGATAATGAGatcaatgatgaaaatgatgctGACGGCGATGAAGACGGTGACACACGAAATGGCGATACTGCTGATGATACAAGTACAGAAGCTGAAATAAATGTTGCTGGGGCATGTGCAAAAACTCCAGATGAAGATACTGTTGAGACCGTGAACGTAGAGAAAAAGAGGTTTTGTGATGCCTGTAAATATGATGACTTACTGGAAACTGCCTCAGGTTTCTGTATAACATGTACCGAATACCTCTGTCAAAATTGCTGCAGAGACCACAAGAAGAATAAGCTAACGAGAGAACATAATATGCTTAAAGATGGCATCATGCCCAAAGATGTTTCTCCCTTCAGAGCTATACGAGACTTGTTGAAATGCAAAACACACCCAGAGAACGAGGTTGCTTACGAATGTATGGACCACAAACAGTTGATCTGTGTGTCTTGTCTAACAGGGAGCCATCGGAAATGCGACGACATAGTCGATCTGGGAACCAGCGACAAAAACTGTCTCGCCAAGGCGGCTGATTTTTCCCTCGTCACTAAGCTCCTCGATAGGCTGAAAATCTGCACTCAGCGAAATGTGGAAACAGCCGACAGAGTTAAAAGTCAGCGATATGAAATTAAGCAAGAATGTGAGGAACTAATGGACAAATGGAAACAGCATATTGAAACGCTTGGAATTTTGCTTCAAACTGAGGCAGAGGCATGGGCCAAACGTGAAGTTAAAGCATCACAAGAGCGTTTAagtcaatgtttaaatattaaaaaaaatattgatgaacATTGGGATATAGTATCGGTGTTAACACTACATGGATCAAGGAAAGAGGTGGCAGTGGTGTCCAAGACGCTTACCGAGAAAATGAACATGTACAAGAGTAAAATAGTATCCATAGAAAACAGTATTCCAAAGCAGTTACTTCTGCGCAAGACAGAGCCATGTAATGTGCTCCAGTCACTTGGCTCAGTTTCTCTTCAAATAGGTGATGCTCCAATAGAGACAAATGTTAAATCACCTGAAAACATCTGTAATGCTAAAGGCACAGAGGCAAACGTGTCAGAAGAAGCAAATGCAACTCCAAGGGAACTGATGAAGAGAAAAATTGACAGTGGTAAAATGTATGAAGTGAAAACCACCACTGATGCAAAAACGTGTTCAATAGTTGCTATAAAGACTGTATCAGACGGACAAATTGTTGTTGCTGACCAAGGGAATGAAAAGTTGAAGCTGCTATCAAGAGCATTAGATCCACTCACAGAGATTAAACTTCCAGGTGTGCCATCTGATATGTGTTGCCTTGGAAACGAGGTATTCCTCTGTTTTCCCgaattaaaaaagatatataggTACACAGTTGGCCCGTCTGTAATTCAAGAACCATCAAGCTACGCAACTAAAAGGCCTCCTGTTAGTTTGTCAATGTTTGATGAAGAACGTCTGATTATTCTATTTAGAACGAAAAGCACTTCTGATGAATCACAATCCGATGATGTGGCCATAGAAGTAAGAGATGGCAATCGCATAAATGCAACACTTGAACACTCTGAGGATGAAGATTTCAACACCGTTAAAGAAGGTCAGTGGGTCATGCGTTATGACGAGTCTTTAATCATCTTGGcagaaaatgagaaaatttctTGCTACATAGTTGATGAAGTTGAAAAGTGgctcctttttaaaaaaagaacccGTGTGTACAATTCAAGCAAGAAAAGAAGATTAAAGAAACCTAGAGGATTGTGCCAAGACCCGGAAGGAAATTGCGTATACGTCTGTGGCGAGGAATCAAATAACGTTCACGAGGTTTTGATCCGGGACATCGGATGCTATAGCCGCGTAATTGTGAAGGGCGTAAACAAACCGCTGTGTTCCTACGTGGAGACGAATAGATTAATCGTGGGTTGTCAGGACGACTTCCTACGCGTGTACACGTTCATATAA